ACATTACTTTGCCTGAAATGCTGCAAGATGGAAACCCAtcttccccatccccacctgcaTGTACAGCAGCCTCATTTTAAGCCTTTCTCCAAGAGAAGGAGCTTCACAGAAGCCTTCTCACTTTCTTGGCTGTGGAACacatctctcttttctctctttttccttttttctttctttcttttttttttttccccgtttagttttgcttttatgtgGTCAGATCCAATTTGAGTGATTAAAGACAAGGCCAGGCACCAGCAAAGAGCAGCAAGGGGAGCTACTTCTTTACGATCTGAATGACATCTTCATGCTCCATCATATGGGTTAAGCCCACTCTTTGAGGGCTGTATTTTGTGCTTGTCCccttagaagaaaaacagggagaagGGTTAGAAGGCAACCAGTCACACCAGGACAAGGATTTCTGTTGTTAAACACTGCTGTTAAACACTTACCCATACCAAGGCGTATTTGAACTGGCTGGCTAATGATCTGTGAATCCGGTGGCACTgcaagacagacagacagcatgTGAGGCAGCTCAGGAGCCCTTTGTAAACAACTTGCTCACCAATCAGGATTTAGAAGCAACTCCTGTCTACATCAGAAATGACAATAGTGGTTTTAGAAGCCAGTTAGCAGCActtgaaatacaaaatagatGCACAGGAATCTGTAGATCACCAAAAGTCCCGTTTCACTGCTTCCATGTGCTTTTTCACTGCTCTGTATCAAGTAATTCTAAAAAGATCTTTCCTAGCAGCCAGGAAAGAAACCCAAGGCAGATGGAATCAGTAAAGGTAACAAAAGGAGAAGCCCAGCTAAGCACTGGCATACCCCCTACTTTTAAAAACTCATATAAATCATAGCAGGCTCGAAGATTCCTTCTACAGataattaattataaataaCAGAGAAATTACCACATGCTCCACAGAAGCCCCTTTCCGTAGGATAATGGCATCTGTGAAGTCTGGTCTCTCTGCAAAAAAGCAAAGGGATAAAAAGAATCACTGGCTTTGCACTGAACGTGTTCTAACACGCTGACATTGTGCCACATTGTTTTCTGCTTATTGctctccaaccccctgccttgTCACACTTGCCAACAGCCTTCAGACACAGGCATCCAAGCAGCTGAAAGCACTGAACCTCTTCTGCCCACACTCCAGCACCCACAGGTTCAGTTATCCATGGCACAGCTCTCTCACAACTCACCTTCTGCAACCCCCTTCCAAAGACTTGGCTTTCAACAAAGAAGACAAAGTCAGAGCACACCTGTCTGAGTACAATGGCACCactctgcagttttctgtaaAATCCCCGGGGTTTCACAGCTTAACAAACTCACAGAAAATTCCTTAATCCTCTCATATCCACCCACTTCAGAGCTGTTTAGTTGTGATCACAGCCAGGGGAAGAACGCCTTGGAAAAGGAACAAGTTATAGATGTGCCTTCACCATCAGGAAAAGCTACAGGTGAATGGTAAAGCACAAGGAGGATCAAAGGCACCAGAGCTCCAGGAGCCCAGCATGGGAATCACCAAATCTCCCACAGAAGGAACAGGAGACCTCTTCTGGGCAGCAATCTGCTCATCACAGACTGCACACAGTAACTGTTAGAAGAAGGAAGCTGCAAGCTTGAAAACTTTATGACAGCATCATGAAAAGCCTCATAATAATTCAGCTCTTCTAGTGCAGAGAAAATAGGTGAAtcagacaaaacagaaagcaagagtTAATGCTGAAAGCTGGTTAGGGAGTACGTagctgcagcatttccaaaagGTCACTCAGAGCCAGGCATCCAAGCCCCACTGGCAGCCTGTCTGTGTTTGTGAGCAGCAGCCCTTTGTGCCTTTCAAACCTCCTGCTCAGCCAGTGGCCACTTACGTCCTCGTTTCTTGGTGTAGATGCAGGTAAGTGCCAGGTAttcccacagcttctccagcaaGTAATCCAGGTTCAATTTCATGCCACAGCTGTAAAACACGAGGAAAGACTCAGTGTTTATTGCTGTTGTGATTTAGAGATCCAGAAGAACAAGGTGAAACATCTAATTACAGAGCTAGGGTACAAGGGAAAATGTCTGTAATGATGTCATTACAGGAAAAGCACAAGATGAAATTAATAGGGCTTTCTGAAAGGAAGTAGCTTTGAAGCAGCAAAGCCCCAGTCACCCCAGTCAGATACATCAGTGCTTCCAAGGGAACAAGCTGGAGACTTATTCTGCCCTGCAGATGGTGTGAGGAAGCCAAGCAGCCTGCCTCTCCAGGGGAAGGAAGCCCAGAAAAAGCTGCACAGTGGCTCTCTGCTCCTACCTGATTACAACACTGTGGGGTCTCCGAGCAAGTCGATCCACTTCCTCCATAGATATCTGGTCAATCTTGTTATAAACCTAagacaaatgagaaagaatgcACTCCTTAGGATGTCagttcagcagcactgcaaggaaGGCAGACACACACATGTGGGTATAAACAAGGCAGCTCAGCATCTGATATAGAAACACGGATCCTACCAGCCAGAGGCAGGCCAAGGCTTTTCAGAAATTCACCTGTTGAAGTTAAGGAGCCTGAATGCAAGTTTGGACCTTCTAAACCTCTCAATTTGGGCTGACTAGCAGTGTGCTCTCCAGCATCATGAATTTAACTCCAGGCTCGGCCATTATCAAACAAAGCCGTTAAAGGACCTCTGGCTCAAGGAAACATTCACAAAAACTCCAATGTGggatgctggcagcagaggaactgAAGGCTCCACACCACAGCAGCGAGCTGCGCTACCAGCGTGCAGAGCTCACGCTGCTCCACGGCAGCAGCCACTAGAGGGCACAGggagagcacacagcacagctgcaggtaGAAGGAGCAAAAAACGCCCACCTCCTCATCCCCAACCGTTACGGCTTTGAGAGTCAGGAAGACGCCGAGATTCCTTCTGTAAAGAGGCGTTTAGTGCTGCAGAAGGCGGGCTGCTTCTGAGATACTCACGTAAAGGCATGGCATGTAGACCCTGTTGCCTACAATCACGTCAATGAACTCGTCAGGAGAACAGTCCTCTCTGAAAAGGACTTCAGCGTTGAAGATTTCTGAGGTGAACATTGTCAAGGTCCAAATCCTGCATGCCTAAACACAGCTGCGAGTCAATGGCCTGCAGCTGCCTGGTGCAGCATGgagaaagggaataaaaatggGACAAATCAACCCAGGCCTCCTCTCACCCCACCAGGCACACAGCGAGGCCATCCCACAGCAGCTATCGTTTGGCTCGAGAGCTGCTGGCTTGAGGCTCCAGTGCCTCTCATTTTAGGAAAAGGATACTATACTCATGGAGGATGAGCTGTACCAACTTCTCGGAGCACTGAGTGAGTGTGACAGTGGAGTTGAAGGATATACCTCCACCCTTCTTCGGCTGCAAGACAATCAATCAACTCAAGAACAGCCTCCAAAAGCCACCGCCTGCTTCATCTGCCCAATGCAATGGGCAGCACACATTGCCCTTGGCTTCCATTAAGCAGCCTGACACAAGCTGTGCTTCTAACAGCCCAGGAAAGCTCACCTTGAAGTAgatatttggtttgcttttattcaGACGGATTCCTACAGATTCCAGTTCTTTCTCCAGCAGGGCCCTGCAGGGACACTGCACGTTAGTACCTGTGAGATTGAGCCCAGCCAGGTGAGCCCACACTCTTCCTTTTTGACTGCCATACTGATACAACCTTGTTATCAACTCACTGCAACATAACACCCTCTGCTAATGCAGGACAGGGTCTGCAGTGGAAATCTAGCTCAAATCCATCTCTGCACAGCCATCCTGGAGGAATGATCTTTCAGCTGAGAAGCCCAAGCTGAGGTCTGCAGAAAGTTCTGTAAATGCTGCTCCCAGTTAGCCAGCATGCCATGGAGCACAACCCCAATCTTGCACTCAAGCTTAAATAGCAGTGTCCCTCCAGGTCTCCAACGTACCTGGGATACGGTGTTTCAGGGAGCTGGAATGTTTCCTGGGCACGTGGAAACTGCTGAACCTGACTcagcatcccagccccacacacccAGCAGCACGCACTCACCGCTGCACTTCACCCTTCGTGGCATCCAGCATCATAATGACAACATCTGCTGTCCTGGCCACAGCGATCACCTGCCggcctctgcccttccctgAGGAGAGAGGACATGGCTGTGTATCAAGAAGAGAAGCCAGCTGTGAGTCCTGTGACAGATGGGGACTGCTGTTTGGGAGCAAGGGAAAGGATCCTGCAATCCTGTGCTGGCCGCAGTCAGCTGTCAAGGGGTCCCTGTGTGAGCACATCTGGCCCATCCAGTGCTACCTTCTGCCCAGCACAAGCCTCCAGAAcattctctgctgctgctcttctgtcaTGGCTTACACAAGTAGCACACATAAAGCTGGCTGTATGTTGAAATGtcactgctgccagctgggcAGACCCCAGACCTGAGCAGTGGGAGTGGCTCCAGGTGGCAGAGGCAGCTTATGCAGGGCAGTGAGGTGGGCATTTTCTGGtcaaaagagagagagacctCATCAACCAACCGGGCTGTGCTCCTCTAAGAGACCATCAGGATGTCTTCCTAAATTttgtaaatgtttcttttgtcaCGACCTGCTGATAAGGAAGATAATGAAGCAGAAGCACAAAGGCCCAGAATCAGGAGTCATGGAAGGACTTGCAGGAAATTAATCAAAAGAAGTTACTGTTCAGCTGTaattcccccctcctcctctccagcatCTTTCTTTAGATTTCCTCTGTACCAGAAAGCAGATGAGCAAAATAACACTCATGCAAGAAGGTGAGAAGTGACTGACTTGCTTTGGCTCCCACCTCCAGAAAAGCATCTTTCTGCTACATATAGAGCCTTACGTGGGCCAGGGATAAGAATCGTGCCTCACATAAGATCAAGAATGCCAGTTTGGAAAGCCAGTGTGGGAACTGTTGGCCTGGGAAAGCTGCTGATGTTTGATCTGGGCAAGAATGATACTGAGTGCAAGTCCCTCCTTTACATCAACATAGAGATCAGCCAACCTTGTGCTGCTCCTTCAATGATTCCAGGCAGATCCAACAGCTGAATATTGGCTCCTTTATACTGAAAAGGAAACGGATACAAAGTTGAAAGCCTTGTGCAGGGTACCTCAGCTGCCCTGAAAGCCCCAGGCACAAGCTGAGCTCCAAAGCCTGCAGAGAGTGGAACTGAATGAACGCCAGTAGTGGAAGACAACTTTCCACAAAGCTGGTGGCTTTGTTTTGATGAGGCAACCTCTGGAGTGTTTCCCATTAAGCTGTGTTCAACTGTGGGTCACACTGCAATTCTAGCCTCCTAAAGAGTCACATAACTGCAGTCTGAAAACAGCACAGTGCAACTGCAACAATATTCCAAACTGATAcatagaaaagaaagggaaaaaaaatccaacagctCTATTTTGGTCTAACAAGTAAAGCTCAGTAATGAGCAAATGCCATAATCCCTTACCAAGACGGGTCAGAACTACTGGTGTGTGTTGCAGGTCTTACAGcaccaggaagaaaaaggggggaCCTTTGTTCATTGGATCAGCAGAGTCACCATGTttcaagctgctgctgcagtaagTCCTCAGTAACAGCTTCAGCTGGTGACTGGAGCCTGAGGCTGCATTTGGATGCATTGCAGTGCTGGTGTTCATTTTAACACCAATACGTCTGCTTCCACTAGTTAAATCTGCTTTCAATTCTGACCCAAGTTTTCTCATTACTCTTGGATACTTTTCAGTCTGATGCCCTTTACCATTTGCTTTACTGATAGACACTCAAACCACCGCTAATGAAATTCCTCAAGGACAGGAgcagttgtattttctttccaaattgaTCATGGTACAGATTGCCTCTTTTAAagcttcattaaaaacaaatctgtcaAGGTTTCCAGCCATCTGGTCAATGGTGCCAATAGCAGTTATAAAAAATTCAGCTGAGAATTCCTGTATTGCTCTGGTCAGTCGAACTGTGCCGTACGAAACCCCGAGCAGGCAGTCAATCTTGAAGAGTtatgcagcctggagaagtgcTACATCAGCACTGCAGGTTGCAGACTTGATATTGCAAGCACTCAAGACTTGGTGAAGTTTAAAGCAGAGGTCAGCAGAGATCTCCAGATATTGCTGCTTCTCAGTGGTAATACAGGTGtaactgctgtgagcagagttCTGTACACGTCTGGATTTCTTACCGCTACCTTCTATGAAAGGGAGGAAAATCCTACTTACTTCTATGACTCCTGGGATACATGTCAGGGTTGTGAACTCATAAGATGCAGCTTCACTGGCAGTTGAggtcattaaactcaaaaacGTGGACTGAAAAAGCAAGAGATGGCCATCACAAGAGGTactgaaatgaaagcactgaCACGCGTTCAGCAAAACATGCAATACTAAAAAGCGTTCATCTGTTTTTAAAGTCAGGTTGCAGCCATGCAGGACCCAGGGACTGAAGCAGTAACGGGTCTGCCAGCATGAAGATAAAACCTATTCTCTTGCCTACGTTCTCAGCAGTGGCTGCACTAGTTAATTCTTCATTAACTAATGGCAAGAAGGTGAAATACAGAGAGATGACAGATACCTGCTTTACAGCCCCTGCCAGTCTCAAACCCAGACAAACCACACTGCAAGGTTAACTCGGACACACTGACCTTACCCACAGAAGGAAAACCAATCAGTGCCACTCGGGCATCTCCAGATTTCATCACATCGAAGCCTTCTCCTTTAGCAGCAGAGGATTTGGAAGGTTCTAACAACTGAGCTCTGTATTTTGCAAGCTTTGCCTTCAGCAGGCCAAGATGGTACTCGGTAGCTGAAATAACAGAAGCGCAGCAACTGGTTAAAGACAGTGCCTGATAACTCACCTCTGGAAACAAGAGCCTTCCTAAAATGAAACCTCAGATTTCAGTCCATAGCTTAACACACCCTACCCACATCCAGGTGTTCTGTACCTTCTGAGATATCGGCCACTGAGAGTAAAGTCTTACAGTAACCTGCACGCAAGTCAAACTTCAAGGAAATAAGATgttttcaggttggatattaggaacaatttcttcttggaaagagcggtcaggcactggcactgctgcaagggagcggtggggtcaccgtccctggaggtgctccagactgtggagatgtggcactgagggctgtgggcacggagGGATGGGTTGGGAGGAGGCACAGCCTGCAAGGAACAGCCCGCCCCGGGCAGAATGCCtctgcacagccctcctgcagcatccACCACTGCAAAAACGCAGGATACTCTGCCAACTTTTAAAACGATGCTCAGCTTAGAGCTCACGTACACGAATACAGCATTTACCAACTTATTCTTGAATTTACACCCGACACAGAGGAGAAGGCAGCTCGCTCAACAGAAGCTTGTAACAGGGGATGGCAGTTTTTACCAGCTCTCCTTGCCAGCATTCAGCACAGCCTCCAGCCCgcagaagcagcagggctgccctgcccGGCCCTGCCTTGAATTCAAGCATCCGAATTCCAACCCGGTGCGACCAGCAGCCCGGCTCCCACCGCCGGGACGCGCCGGGCTGCGGAGGGGGCACGCGAGGAGAGAGCGGCCCGTGAAGAGCGCCCGGCGCCCGCCCTGCCCAACCTGTGCGCTTCTACAGCCGCAACCACCGCTTCCCTCCGCTCCTCGCCCCCCCGGCACCTTTGTTCTTCTGGGTGCGGGCGATTTCCTTCTCGATCTCGGAGATCTTCTCCAGGATGCCCATGGCGCGGCCCGCCGCGGCTCCTCACGCCGCCCGCCGGAAGTGCTGCCGGTCCGTCCGTGCGCCTAAATGCTCCGGGCTGCGTCCACTTCCGCCGCCTGGCAagggggggggatatgggagGGCTGCGCACTCCGCACACCGCTccggccgccccgcgccctACGTTCCGCTCGCCTCCGTGGTCCCACTCGGCCCCCTCCCTGCACGGGGTCCCCCCCGCTGGCATCCCAAAAGGGCTGATGGAGGAAAGGATACGTGGCACAGAGCCCGCAGGATGCGTTAGGGCCAGGGATTGAGCTTCCCCCCACCACAGCGATCCCCCGTCCACTGTTAAAGGCAATGGGATTCTTGAACCCTTGGATTGGTGGTCGTTAAGCAGCAACCCAAAAAAAGGGTTGTTAATCACCAGGATAGGCTCCTCAGGGATGTgggttgagtcaccatccctggatgtgtttaaaacccatttggatgtggtgctcagagacatgatttaaGTGGAGGGCTGTTAGTTAGGGCAGCATGGTTAGGTTtttgttggaaaagaccttaaagatcattgagtccaaccgGAAcgattatatgattctatgaatttgtcCTCAAGCAGGGAGATGAAGCACAGCTGTTCCCATGAGCCGATCAGCGCTGCCGttaacaaacacacacagatacaGGCCTCTtaaatagattttgtttttaatttggacGTTGATAACTCCGCAAAATACTTCTCCCAGTCCCTTTTCCAAAGTACATCCATAAATATACCAATTCTTCAGCcaacactgttaaaaaaaagaactcacACCTTTTTCAGAAGCCGCGGATCCCCCGTCACTCCCTCTCCCAGCACCTCACCCATTAGTCGCCTTCCACCACAATGTGACGTACTGAACAGCTCTTCAGCTCATCAAAcaactcaaagaaaaagaaaatcaaaaccaagGCTTTAGAGAAATCCTGAACACAGGCAGCCCTTCACATCACTGTTCCCTGTCCCTAACACGTCTTACTGAGGCCGGTTGGGATTTCAGCTCAAGTGTTTCAAGTCTGCTGCCATGAGACAGGCAGAGGTACATGGCAAGAACACTTCCTCCCCCTATCAGCTTTCACAGGAAAACTGCAGGGGAAATCTAGGGTAGATACATTACCGAATGACCCCAGGAACCTTCCTAATCCAGCTTCTACAGACAACCACAGAACCAATTCAACTGAACAGCATCAGAAACCCGAGTGTAACACTGCACTAACAGCACAGGGTGGTTACTGTCATTGccagctctgcacacagctccTGAAAGCAACCTGCGGGGAAGGGTCTGCAGCCGTGCTGCCACCTTCCCTACAGCTCACCCCTCCACTTctcacagctgagcagcaccatTGGTTTCAGTCTCAAAACCAGGACATCTCCCAGCACCACGCATGCAGAAACGCCTTTCCTCACTTCCCTGCAGCCCAAGTTTCTCCCAGAgcagaataaaagcagaatcTGTTTCTATGCTTCCCTACTCACACCAGCATCcccctcctccagctcctcagcCTTTGTGCAACACTACAAATCCACCTGCAACGAACGACCAGGACAACAGCACACACTTGCTCCACTCTCCCGTCTCCATccgcaggcagggctgctggttCTGGGGCCCAGGACTCACCCACAGAGAGCAGCCCACAGAAGGGCACTTCCAGCACTGCATCATTTCCCAACAGCCCCACCGCCTCTCCAACGTGCACAACCCCAGCTTGGTGCATACAAAACAGGCTCACTGAGACCCAAACCCACTCCTGTTAAGGTTCACACTAGCAACTCAGCTGCTGCGCAGTACCCCACCTGCTgccaaaaggaagcagaaaacaaaacccaaacaaccaACACAAGGGATGCAGAgggctttgctttcctctctcaGGCAGCAAATCCATCCTCAGCACCCGCCCTGTCAGCACTGAAGCAGGGCTGCTTCAGGGGGGCGTTTTCAAACAGCCTGCAAAACACCAGCCAAACTCGCACAGAAGCCCTGCAGGGGTGACTGACACATTAAATATACAACTGAGGCCAGCTTTTAAAACGTCTTGGAAAATAACCTGCACacgcatacacacacacacacactttggCACACAAGCCTTAAGTTATATCACTTGAAACATTTCGAAGTCAGAGAGATATTGaattgggattttttgttttcttttttttttgccttgcatAAAGGTATCAAGCAGTGGTGTTGGTGCAGCATGAGGGTTGAGTACAAATGCTGAACAGTTCAAGCTGTTTGTGTGGTGCTGCTCAACGCTTGCACTCCAATTACTGTCCCAAAGCAGAAGCTAGCTGAATACATACACGAATATAAAAACTAACATAGACATTCCTGGTTTTCAATGTGAAAACGGTAAAATGTAACTGAGTAATTGTGCATTTGCCATAGGGTCCTTGGGAAAAGGaaccataaaaatattttcttttttttttttttaataaaagtttgttttttctttttctttaaacccTTAACTTAATTAAAGAGCAAATTATACACCTATAAGCAGAGTTCAGAACCACTTTACTGACAGCCCGGAAGTCCATACATCAAACTAATTCCCAGTGGCAATTCCAGACACTGGAACAGCTCTCGGCTCCAAGGGGCCGGTGTTCCTGAAAGATCTGCAGCTCTGGCTAACCTCATTAGCCAGCAGGAAGCAAAGACTCGTTCAACCCTCATCCATCTCAGCCAACACTCCCTTGACAGACTGCAGCCGAGCAGCTGCCTGCCAAGCAGAGCCTCACACACGCGGCCGTGCCTGGCTCTGGGAGCATCAGAGCTGGCAATCTGGGTAAGAAACCTGAGTCCTGGCGATTTCAACCCATATCAGGCTGTAACAAGGAGAATACAAGCACCAAGCTTATGTTTTCTTATTACTCAGAGAATAGACCGATTCCAGCTACTGAGAAACAGCTTCCAGAAGGAGAGCCAGGAGGAGTTTCAGTGACAGAGAAACTAGCTGTGCAATAAGAAAGTGCATTTAAAGGTATCTTAAAACCAGATTAAAGATCAAATCGCCACTCGACAGGAGGGAGAATTAAGCTCCAGCAGCCATGCTCCTTGGGCTGGTGGGTTAACATTCAGGCTCTCTCTCTTGCGAGTCCGAGGGG
This window of the Lagopus muta isolate bLagMut1 chromosome 15, bLagMut1 primary, whole genome shotgun sequence genome carries:
- the DRG2 gene encoding developmentally-regulated GTP-binding protein 2, giving the protein MGILEKISEIEKEIARTQKNKATEYHLGLLKAKLAKYRAQLLEPSKSSAAKGEGFDVMKSGDARVALIGFPSVGKSTFLSLMTSTASEAASYEFTTLTCIPGVIEYKGANIQLLDLPGIIEGAAQGKGRGRQVIAVARTADVVIMMLDATKGEVQRALLEKELESVGIRLNKSKPNIYFKPKKGGGISFNSTVTLTQCSEKLVQLILHEYKIFNAEVLFREDCSPDEFIDVIVGNRVYMPCLYVYNKIDQISMEEVDRLARRPHSVVISCGMKLNLDYLLEKLWEYLALTCIYTKKRGQRPDFTDAIILRKGASVEHVCHRIHRSLASQFKYALVWGTSTKYSPQRVGLTHMMEHEDVIQIVKK